A window from Enterocloster bolteae encodes these proteins:
- a CDS encoding antirestriction protein ArdA, giving the protein MRIYIANLGKYNEGELVGAWFTPPVDFEEVKERIGLNDEYEEYAIHDYELPFEIDEYTPIEEINRLCEMVEDLPEYIQEELSELQSYFGSIEELCEHEDDIICHSGCDDMADVARYYLEESGQLGELPAHLQNYIDYEAYGRDMELDGTFIVTNHGVYEILR; this is encoded by the coding sequence ATGCGGATTTACATTGCCAACTTAGGAAAATACAATGAGGGCGAATTAGTGGGGGCATGGTTCACGCCACCTGTGGACTTTGAGGAAGTCAAAGAGCGTATCGGTTTGAATGATGAATATGAGGAATACGCCATCCATGATTATGAGCTGCCATTTGAGATTGACGAATATACCCCCATTGAGGAAATCAACCGCCTGTGTGAAATGGTGGAGGACTTACCGGAATACATTCAGGAGGAACTATCAGAGCTGCAATCCTATTTTGGCAGTATCGAAGAACTCTGTGAGCATGAAGACGATATTATCTGCCATTCCGGCTGTGACGATATGGCGGACGTAGCACGCTACTATCTGGAAGAAAGCGGACAGCTTGGAGAACTTCCGGCACACTTACAAAACTATATCGACTATGAAGCCTATGGGCGTGACATGGAATTGGATGGAACTTTTATCGTCACGAACCACGGCGTATATGAAATCTTACGTTAG
- a CDS encoding conjugal transfer protein, whose product MKKIRSYTSIWSVEKVLYSINDFKLPFPITFTQMAWFVVSMFAVMLFGNFPPLSFIDGAFLKYFGVPFALTWFMCQKTFDGKKPYGFLKSVLAYLVRPKLTYAGKPVKLEKEYPAQPITAVRSDIYGISD is encoded by the coding sequence ATGAAAAAAATACGAAGCTATACCAGTATCTGGTCGGTGGAAAAGGTACTCTATTCCATCAATGATTTTAAGCTGCCATTTCCTATCACGTTCACACAGATGGCGTGGTTCGTGGTGTCAATGTTTGCGGTTATGCTCTTTGGGAACTTCCCTCCTCTTTCGTTCATTGACGGGGCATTTTTGAAATACTTCGGCGTACCCTTTGCCCTCACTTGGTTCATGTGCCAGAAGACCTTTGACGGGAAAAAGCCTTACGGCTTCCTGAAATCCGTACTGGCATATCTGGTACGCCCGAAACTGACGTATGCAGGAAAGCCCGTGAAGCTGGAAAAGGAATATCCGGCACAGCCCATCACGGCAGTAAGGAGTGATATTTATGGCATATCCGATTAA
- a CDS encoding lysozyme family protein: MKLRHLFFACSGVFVMMFSLLLLVVIVFSDEEDGGSGGNLIYGGMSVSQEVLAHKPMLEKYAREYGIEEYLNVLLAIIQVESGGTLEDVMQSSESLGLPPNSLSTEESIKQGCKYFSELLAAAETKGCDLNSVIQSYNYGGGFLDYVAGHGKKYTFELAESFARDKSGGKKVTYTNPVAVEKNGGWRYSYGNMFYVLLVSQYLTVAQFDDETVQAIMEEALKYEGWTYVYGGDSPSTSFDCSGLVQWCYGKAGIALPRTAQEQYNVTQHIPLSEAKAGDLVFFHSTYNAGTYITHVGLYVGNNRMYHAGNPIGYADLTGSYWQQHLAGAGRIKQ; encoded by the coding sequence ATGAAGTTAAGACACCTTTTCTTCGCCTGTTCCGGCGTGTTCGTGATGATGTTTTCCCTGCTCCTTTTGGTGGTGATTGTCTTCTCGGATGAGGAAGACGGCGGAAGCGGCGGAAACCTTATCTATGGGGGTATGAGCGTGTCACAGGAAGTCCTCGCTCATAAACCTATGCTGGAAAAGTATGCAAGGGAATATGGCATAGAGGAATACTTAAATGTGCTGCTCGCCATCATTCAGGTGGAATCCGGCGGCACACTGGAAGACGTTATGCAGTCCTCGGAATCTCTGGGGCTTCCCCCGAACTCCCTTAGCACAGAGGAATCCATCAAACAGGGCTGCAAATATTTCTCGGAACTGCTCGCAGCGGCAGAAACAAAGGGCTGCGACTTAAACAGTGTGATTCAGTCCTACAATTACGGTGGCGGTTTCCTAGACTATGTGGCAGGACACGGAAAAAAGTACACCTTTGAACTGGCAGAGAGCTTCGCAAGGGACAAATCCGGCGGAAAGAAAGTCACCTACACCAACCCTGTTGCCGTAGAAAAAAACGGGGGCTGGCGGTATTCCTACGGAAATATGTTTTACGTCCTTTTAGTATCGCAATACCTGACCGTGGCACAGTTTGATGATGAAACGGTGCAGGCTATCATGGAGGAAGCCTTAAAATATGAGGGCTGGACGTATGTGTACGGGGGCGATTCCCCCTCCACTTCCTTTGACTGTTCGGGACTGGTGCAGTGGTGCTATGGCAAGGCAGGAATCGCCCTGCCACGGACAGCACAGGAACAGTACAATGTAACACAGCACATCCCTCTGTCCGAAGCAAAAGCAGGGGATTTGGTCTTTTTCCACTCCACCTATAACGCCGGAACCTATATCACCCATGTGGGGCTATATGTGGGAAATAACCGGATGTACCATGCCGGAAATCCCATTGGTTATGCAGACCTGACAGGCTCCTACTGGCAACAGCACCTTGCCGGAGCCGGACGAATCAAACAATAG
- the mobT gene encoding MobT family relaxase: protein MKVGIRFFRQEGFSLNEETWVRDIREKRAAYGISQQKLALAAGITRPYLSDIETGKAHPSKALQEAITEALERFNPDAPLEMLFDYVRIRFPTTDVKHIVEDVLRLKLPYFIHEDYGFYSYTEHYYLGDIFVLVSPELEKGVLLELKGRGCRQFESYLLAQERSWYEFFMDVLMEDGVMKRLDLAINDKTGILNIPHLTEKCRNEECISVFRSFKSYRSGELVRREEKECMGNTLYIGSLQSEVYFCIYEKDYEQYKKHDIPIAYAEVKNRFEIRLKNERAFYAIRDLLEHDNPERTAFQIINRYVRFVDRDDTKPRSDWRISEEWAWFIGEHRGSLKLTTKPEPYSFERTLHWLSHQVAPTLKLALRLDKMNHTQIVHDIITHAKLTEKHEKILKQQAAAAKEVVL from the coding sequence CTGAAAGTTGGCATACGCTTTTTTAGACAGGAGGGATTTTCACTGAATGAAGAAACATGGGTACGGGACATCAGGGAGAAACGGGCAGCTTACGGTATCTCACAACAGAAACTTGCGTTAGCTGCCGGAATCACCCGTCCGTACCTGAGCGATATTGAAACGGGCAAGGCTCACCCATCCAAAGCATTACAGGAAGCCATCACGGAAGCTCTGGAACGCTTCAATCCAGACGCTCCCCTTGAAATGCTCTTTGACTATGTGCGGATTCGCTTCCCCACTACGGATGTGAAGCATATCGTGGAAGACGTACTGCGGCTAAAGCTGCCTTACTTTATCCATGAAGACTACGGATTCTACTCTTACACGGAGCATTACTATCTGGGTGATATTTTCGTTCTGGTATCGCCGGAACTGGAAAAAGGGGTGCTGCTGGAACTGAAAGGGCGTGGCTGCCGCCAGTTTGAAAGCTATCTGCTGGCACAGGAACGGAGCTGGTATGAATTTTTTATGGATGTTCTCATGGAGGACGGCGTAATGAAGCGACTTGACCTTGCTATCAATGATAAAACGGGAATCCTAAACATTCCCCATCTGACAGAGAAGTGCCGGAATGAGGAATGTATCTCGGTCTTCCGCAGCTTCAAAAGCTACCGCAGCGGCGAACTGGTACGGCGTGAGGAAAAAGAATGTATGGGGAACACCCTGTATATCGGCTCCCTCCAAAGTGAGGTGTACTTCTGCATTTACGAAAAGGACTATGAGCAATACAAAAAGCATGATATTCCCATTGCGTACGCAGAGGTAAAGAACCGCTTTGAAATCCGGCTGAAAAATGAGCGTGCCTTTTACGCCATCCGTGACCTGTTAGAACATGACAATCCAGAACGGACAGCCTTTCAAATCATCAACCGCTATGTCCGGTTCGTGGACAGGGACGATACGAAGCCCCGTTCTGACTGGCGTATCAGTGAGGAATGGGCGTGGTTTATAGGGGAACACAGGGGAAGCCTGAAACTGACAACCAAACCGGAACCCTATTCCTTTGAACGCACCCTGCACTGGCTCTCCCATCAGGTAGCTCCTACATTAAAGCTGGCTCTCCGTCTGGATAAGATGAACCACACCCAAATTGTCCATGACATCATCACCCATGCAAAGCTGACAGAGAAGCACGAAAAAATCCTGAAGCAGCAAGCCGCCGCTGCAAAGGAGGTGGTGCTTTAA
- a CDS encoding ATP-binding protein: MAYPIKYIENNLVFNHDGECFAYYELLPYNYSFLSPEQKYQVHDSFRQLIAQNRDGKIHALQISTESSIRAAQERSKQEVTGKLKDVACAKIDAQTEALISMIGENQVDYRFFIGFKLLVNEQEVTIKQFRREAKTAVSDFLHEVNHKLMEDFVSMSNEEIWRFQKMEKLLESKISRRFKVRRLDKDDFGYLIEHLYGQTGTAYEDYEYYLPKKRFQEETLVKYYDLIKPTRCLIEENQRYLKIEQEDGTVYAAYFTINSIVGELDFPSSEIFYYQQQQFTFPIDTSMNVEIVTNRKALSTVRNKKKELKDLDNHAWQNDSETSTNVVDALDSVNELESTLDQSKESMYKLSYVVRVTAPDLEELKRRCNEVKDFYDDLNVKLVRPFGDMLGLHGEFLPASKRYMNDYIQYVTSDFLAGLGFGATQMLGEPEGIYIGYSLDTGRNVYLKPALASQGVKGSVTNALAAAFVGSLGGGKSFSNNMIVYYCVLFGAQALIVDPKAERGRWKETLPEIAHEINIVNLTSEEQNRGLLDPYVIMENPKDSESLAIDILTFLTGISSRDGEKFPVLRKAIRAVTNSEERGLLKVIEELRAEGTTISTSIADHIESFTDYDFAHLLFSDEDVTQSISLEKQLNIIQVADLVLPDKETTFEEYTTMELLSVAMLIVISTFALDFIHTDRSVFKIVDLDEAWSFLQVAQGKTLSMKLVRAGRAMNAGVYFVTQNTDDLLDEKLKNNLGLKYAFRSTDINEIKKTLTFFGVDSEDENNQKRLRDLENGQCLISDLYGRVGVIQFHPIFEDLFHAFDTRPPVRKEVEE, from the coding sequence ATGGCATATCCGATTAAGTATATCGAAAATAACCTTGTGTTCAACCATGACGGGGAGTGTTTCGCTTACTATGAGCTGCTTCCCTACAACTATTCCTTTTTAAGCCCTGAGCAGAAATATCAGGTACATGATTCGTTCCGTCAGCTTATCGCCCAGAACAGGGATGGAAAGATTCACGCCCTGCAAATCAGCACTGAATCCAGCATACGGGCGGCACAGGAACGCTCCAAACAGGAAGTGACGGGCAAGTTAAAGGACGTTGCCTGTGCAAAGATTGACGCACAGACCGAAGCCCTGATTTCCATGATAGGGGAAAATCAGGTGGACTACCGCTTTTTTATCGGTTTTAAGCTGCTTGTCAATGAGCAGGAAGTCACCATAAAACAGTTCCGCAGGGAAGCAAAGACCGCTGTTTCCGACTTCCTCCATGAAGTCAACCACAAACTCATGGAGGATTTTGTTTCCATGAGCAATGAGGAAATCTGGCGGTTTCAGAAGATGGAAAAACTGTTGGAAAGTAAAATTTCACGCCGCTTTAAAGTCCGGCGGCTTGATAAGGACGATTTTGGCTATCTGATTGAGCATTTATACGGACAGACCGGAACCGCCTATGAAGATTATGAGTATTACCTGCCGAAGAAGCGGTTTCAGGAGGAAACGCTGGTAAAATACTATGACCTTATCAAACCCACCCGTTGTCTGATAGAGGAAAACCAGCGGTATCTGAAAATCGAACAGGAAGACGGAACGGTATATGCCGCCTACTTCACCATCAACAGCATTGTGGGGGAATTGGACTTTCCATCCTCGGAAATCTTTTACTATCAACAGCAGCAATTTACTTTTCCCATTGATACCTCTATGAATGTAGAGATTGTGACAAACCGGAAAGCCCTCTCCACGGTACGGAACAAGAAAAAAGAGTTGAAAGATTTGGACAACCACGCATGGCAGAATGACAGTGAAACCAGCACAAATGTGGTGGACGCTTTAGACAGCGTAAATGAGCTGGAATCCACCTTAGACCAGAGCAAGGAATCCATGTACAAGCTGTCCTATGTGGTGCGTGTGACGGCTCCCGACTTGGAAGAACTGAAACGCCGTTGCAATGAGGTAAAAGATTTTTATGACGATTTGAACGTGAAGCTGGTCCGCCCCTTTGGGGATATGCTGGGGCTGCATGGGGAATTTCTCCCTGCCAGCAAACGGTATATGAACGATTACATCCAGTATGTCACCAGTGACTTCCTCGCGGGTCTAGGCTTTGGTGCAACCCAGATGTTGGGGGAACCGGAGGGCATTTATATCGGGTATAGCCTTGATACGGGAAGAAACGTGTACTTAAAGCCTGCCCTTGCCAGTCAGGGTGTGAAAGGCTCTGTCACCAATGCCCTTGCTGCCGCTTTTGTCGGCTCCCTCGGCGGTGGAAAATCATTCAGTAACAACATGATTGTCTACTACTGTGTATTGTTTGGGGCACAGGCACTCATTGTTGACCCGAAAGCGGAACGGGGACGCTGGAAGGAAACCCTGCCGGAAATCGCCCATGAAATCAATATCGTAAACCTGACCTCGGAGGAACAGAACAGGGGCCTGCTTGACCCTTATGTGATTATGGAGAACCCAAAGGATTCCGAATCACTGGCAATCGACATCCTGACCTTTTTAACAGGCATTTCCAGCCGTGACGGGGAGAAGTTCCCCGTCCTTCGGAAAGCCATCCGTGCGGTAACAAACAGTGAGGAGCGGGGGCTTTTAAAGGTGATTGAGGAACTACGGGCGGAGGGAACCACCATCAGCACCAGCATAGCAGACCATATTGAATCCTTTACGGACTATGACTTTGCACATCTGCTCTTTTCGGATGAGGATGTCACACAGTCCATCAGCCTTGAAAAGCAGCTCAACATCATTCAGGTGGCGGATTTGGTGCTGCCGGATAAGGAAACGACCTTTGAAGAATACACCACAATGGAGCTGCTTTCCGTGGCAATGCTCATTGTTATCAGTACCTTTGCCCTCGACTTCATCCATACCGACCGCAGCGTGTTTAAGATTGTGGATTTGGATGAAGCATGGAGCTTCTTACAGGTGGCACAGGGCAAGACCCTCTCTATGAAGCTGGTCCGTGCCGGACGTGCCATGAACGCAGGCGTTTACTTTGTGACCCAGAACACGGACGATTTGCTGGATGAAAAACTGAAAAACAATCTGGGCTTGAAGTATGCGTTCCGTTCCACGGACATCAACGAAATCAAAAAGACCCTCACCTTTTTCGGGGTGGATTCCGAAGATGAAAACAACCAGAAACGGCTCCGTGACTTAGAAAACGGACAGTGCCTTATCAGTGATTTGTACGGGCGTGTAGGAGTGATACAGTTCCACCCTATCTTTGAAGACCTGTTCCATGCCTTTGACACCAGACCGCCCGTAAGAAAAGAGGTGGAGGAATGA
- a CDS encoding CD3337/EF1877 family mobilome membrane protein, which produces MKIRKPIQQGTALVPCRIKGQNSLKKIGSIAGKVLLALLLILLLLAVFGTAAHAAGLVDDTVDAANEYSKYPLDNYQLDFYVDSGWDWLPWNWLDGIGKQVMYGLYAITNFIWTISLYLSNATGYLIQEAYSLDFISSTADSIGKNMQTLAGVTTGGLSSEGFYIGFLLILILVVGIYVAYTGLIKRETTKAIHAVVNFVVVFVLSAAFIAYAPDYIGKINEFSADISNASLTLGTKIVLPNSESQGKDSVDLIRDSLFSIQVKQPWLLLQYGNSDVESIGTDRVESLLSTSPDENNGQDREEIVVEEIEDRENTNLTITKTINRLGTVFFLFMFNIGISVFVFLLTGIMIFSQVLFIIYAMFLPVSFLLSMVPSFEGMSKRAITKLFNTILTRAGITLIITVAFSISTMLYNLSGEYPFFLTAFLQIVTFAGIYFKLGDLMGMFSLQSGDSQSMGSRIMRRPRMLMHAHMHRLQHKLGRSVTALGAGTAAYHAGKQAGSDQKNASNSGSSKRTQADHSRPDGQTAPEKESAWKRAGSAVGAVADTKDKIADTAGQLREQAKDLPVNAKYALYHGKTQVSEGVQDFTSSVTQTRTARAEQRNAQAESRRQTIAERRAELEQAKQPQKTASEAPKGAAPVHERPVTTKQPENFRNHADTAHAGKPAIQPAPPSIRERGQVSYEGTVAERASVPVVKAASIHYEHTPPVRAERQIVPPASPVQPDERQKTAPTTTPAAPRPVRPIQNDTAPVIPEGKRAAPAVKESNFTIRRTTARKEWTKTVKAAAKQKKGEKP; this is translated from the coding sequence ATGAAGATAAGAAAGCCCATCCAGCAGGGGACAGCCCTTGTCCCTTGCCGGATAAAGGGACAAAACTCTTTAAAAAAAATCGGGAGTATAGCAGGAAAAGTGCTGCTGGCACTCCTGCTCATCCTCCTGCTGCTGGCAGTCTTCGGTACTGCCGCCCACGCTGCCGGACTGGTGGATGATACGGTGGACGCTGCCAACGAATACAGCAAATATCCTCTGGACAACTACCAGCTTGATTTTTATGTGGACAGCGGATGGGACTGGCTCCCGTGGAACTGGCTGGACGGTATCGGAAAACAGGTAATGTACGGGCTGTATGCCATCACAAATTTTATCTGGACCATCAGCCTGTACCTTTCCAACGCCACAGGGTATCTGATTCAGGAAGCCTACTCGCTGGACTTCATTTCCTCCACGGCGGATTCCATCGGGAAAAATATGCAGACCCTTGCAGGCGTTACCACAGGCGGCTTGTCCTCGGAGGGATTTTATATCGGGTTCCTGCTGATTCTCATTCTGGTGGTGGGGATTTACGTTGCCTACACAGGGCTTATCAAACGGGAAACTACAAAAGCCATCCATGCCGTTGTCAATTTTGTGGTAGTGTTCGTGCTGTCCGCTGCCTTTATCGCCTACGCTCCTGATTATATCGGGAAAATCAATGAATTTTCCGCAGACATCAGCAATGCCAGCCTGACCCTTGGCACAAAGATTGTGCTGCCCAACTCGGAAAGTCAGGGAAAAGATAGTGTGGATTTGATACGGGACAGCCTGTTTTCCATTCAGGTCAAGCAGCCGTGGCTCCTGCTGCAATATGGCAACTCGGATGTGGAAAGCATTGGAACAGACCGTGTGGAAAGCCTGCTTTCAACCAGTCCAGACGAAAACAACGGGCAGGACAGGGAAGAAATCGTGGTGGAGGAAATCGAAGACAGGGAAAACACGAACCTTACCATCACAAAGACCATCAACCGATTGGGAACTGTCTTCTTCCTGTTCATGTTCAATATCGGTATCTCCGTTTTTGTATTCCTGCTCACGGGGATAATGATTTTCTCACAGGTGCTTTTTATCATCTACGCCATGTTCCTGCCTGTGAGCTTTCTCCTTAGCATGGTTCCCTCTTTTGAGGGGATGTCAAAACGTGCCATCACGAAACTGTTCAATACCATCCTTACCAGAGCCGGAATCACCCTGATTATCACGGTAGCGTTCAGTATTTCCACCATGCTCTACAACCTGTCTGGGGAATATCCGTTCTTCCTGACGGCGTTCTTGCAGATAGTGACCTTTGCCGGAATTTATTTCAAGCTGGGGGATTTGATGGGGATGTTCTCCTTACAGAGCGGTGATTCCCAAAGCATGGGAAGCCGTATCATGCGAAGACCCCGTATGCTCATGCACGCCCATATGCACCGTTTACAGCATAAGTTAGGACGTTCTGTGACAGCTCTTGGGGCTGGAACAGCTGCATACCACGCAGGGAAACAGGCTGGCTCAGACCAGAAAAATGCTTCCAACTCCGGTTCCTCCAAACGGACACAGGCAGACCACAGCAGACCAGACGGACAGACAGCACCGGAAAAGGAATCTGCATGGAAACGGGCTGGCTCTGCGGTGGGTGCAGTGGCAGATACCAAAGATAAGATAGCCGATACTGCCGGACAGCTTCGGGAGCAGGCAAAAGATTTGCCTGTCAATGCAAAGTACGCCCTTTACCACGGGAAAACACAGGTATCAGAGGGAGTACAGGATTTTACTTCCAGCGTGACCCAGACCCGAACTGCCAGAGCCGAACAGCGGAACGCACAGGCAGAAAGCCGCAGACAGACCATTGCAGAACGCAGGGCGGAACTGGAACAGGCAAAACAGCCGCAAAAGACTGCTTCCGAAGCACCCAAAGGGGCGGCTCCTGTCCATGAACGCCCTGTTACTACAAAGCAGCCGGAAAATTTCCGAAATCATGCAGATACCGCTCATGCAGGAAAGCCAGCTATACAGCCAGCTCCCCCATCCATCAGGGAACGGGGACAGGTTTCTTATGAGGGGACTGTGGCAGAACGGGCTTCGGTTCCGGTGGTAAAAGCTGCTTCCATCCACTATGAACATACACCGCCTGTAAGGGCAGAACGCCAGATAGTCCCACCGGCTTCCCCTGTCCAGCCAGATGAAAGACAAAAGACAGCTCCAACCACCACACCTGCTGCTCCCCGTCCGGTAAGACCTATCCAGAACGATACGGCTCCTGTGATACCGGAAGGAAAACGGGCTGCTCCTGCGGTTAAGGAATCGAACTTTACCATCCGGCGTACCACAGCCAGAAAGGAGTGGACAAAAACAGTAAAAGCGGCTGCCAAACAGAAGAAAGGGGAGAAACCATGA